In Erigeron canadensis isolate Cc75 chromosome 1, C_canadensis_v1, whole genome shotgun sequence, a single window of DNA contains:
- the LOC122586096 gene encoding sigma intracellular receptor 2-like encodes MVTLMKLIDTIIFFYFLVFAIGAPLLDAQTCLPSNIFPQVLINLKTWYTQEFKYYLFIEKPHFFVGLVWLQLVFAWPLSIASLYGIVVGKSWLPTTCLMFGVSTLTAMSAMISELLGSGKASEKILKLYFPFMGFAILAIIRGLLPHSFKSNAIGKRPVMLRKKRA; translated from the exons ATGGTCACATTGATGAAGCTGATAGATACAATCATCttcttttactttcttgtaTTTGCCATTGGAGCACCACTTCTTGATGCTCAAACATGTCTTCCTTCCAATATATTCCCACAAGTTCTCATAAACCTCAAGACTTGGTACACTCAAGAATTTAAATATTACCTGTTCATCGAGAAACCTCATTTTTTCGTTGGTCTTGTTTGGCTCCAACTTGTTTTCGCATGGCCCTTATCGATTGCTTCGCTATATGGTATTGTTGTTGGTAAATCTTGGCTGCCCACCACTTGCCTGATGTTTGGAGTTTCAACTTTAACTGCTATG tcTGCCATGATATCAGAACTTTTGGGATCTGGAAAAGCATCagaaaagatattgaagttgtATTTCCCTTTCATGGGTTTTGCTATTTTAGCTATCATTCGAGGTCTACTACCACATTCTTTCAAGTCAAATGCAATTGGCAAACGACCCGTTATGCTCAGAAAAAAGAGAGCTTGA
- the LOC122584900 gene encoding uncharacterized protein LOC122584900 gives MGALMKVTDTILFIFFLIIAIAAPLLDAQTCLPSHIFPQLLIDLKTWYAHEYGDYLVSEKPHFFIGIVWVELLFAWPLSIASLYGILARKSWLPTTCLMYGVSTFTAMVAILSELLGSGKASDKLLKMYTPFLGFAVLAILRGLLPHSRRSNAIGTRPAMLRKKRA, from the exons ATGGGGGCATTGATGAAGGTAACAGACACAATCCTGTTCATATTCTTTCTAATAATAGCAATTGCAGCACCACTACTTGATGCTCAAACATGTCTTCCTTCACATATCTTCCCACAACTACTCATTGACCTCAAAACTTGGTACGCCCATGAATATGGAGATTACCTGGTCTCTGAAAAACCACATTTTTTCATTGGCATTGTTTGGGTTGAGCTTCTGTTCGCTTGGCCCCTTTCGATCGCTTCGCTTTACGGTATTCTTGCTCGGAAATCTTGGTTGCCCACCACCTGTTTGATGTATGGCGTCTCCACTTTTACTGCTATG gTTGCAATATTATCCGAGCTTCTGGGATCTGGAAAAGCATCAGATAAGCTACTGAAGATGTACACTCCTTTCTTGGGTTTTGCTGTTTTAGCCATCTTGCGGGGCCTGTTACCACATTCTCGAAGGTCTAATGCAATTGGCACACGACCTGCTATGTTAAGGAAAAAGAGAGCTTGA
- the LOC122600754 gene encoding SH3 domain-containing protein 2-like, whose amino-acid sequence METIRKQATKLREQVARQQQAVFKQFGGGGYGGSDNVVTDEAELKLYQKLEKLYISTRAAKHFQRDIVRGVEGYIVTGSKQVEVGTKLSEDSRKYGVENTCTSGTTLSRAATNFSRARAQMEKERGNLLKSFGTQVAEPLRAMVMGAPLEDARHLAQRYDRMRQEAEAQAVEVSKRQARVREGAGNPDMIMKLEAAESKLQDLKSNMAILGREAAAAMAAVEAQQQKMTLQRLISMIESERSYHQKVLQILDQVEGEMLSERQRIEAAPTAPEMPPPPSYEEVNNVFTSPMQNGSNDEVDYFLGEAMYTYQAESDVELTLSIGDYVVIRKVSNNGWAEGECKGKAGWFPLGYIERRERVLASKVTDIF is encoded by the exons ATGGAAACGATCAGAAAACAGGCCACCAAACTCCGTGAACAAGTTGCCAGACAACAGCAG GCGGTTTTCAAGCAGTTTGGAGGTGGTGGTTATGGAGGTTCGGATAACGTTGTTACGGATGAGGCAGAACTCAAGCTTTATCAGAAACTTGAAAAATTATACATATCTACACGTGCTGCCAAG CATTTCCAAAGGGATATTGTTCGTGGTGTTGAAGGATATATAGTTACTGGCTCCAAACAAGTTGAAGTAG GAACTAAATTGTCTGAAGATAGTAGAAAATATGGTGTTGAGAATACATGCACTAGTGGTACTACACTATCTAGAGCTGCAACAAATTTCTCACGAGCTCGTGCCCAAATGGAGAAGGAACGAGGAAACCTACTTAAATCGTTTGGAACACAG GTTGCAGAGCCGTTAAGAGCGATGGTAATGGGAGCTCCACTTGAAGATGCTCGACATCTTGCTCAACGTTATGATAGAATGCGGCAGGAGGCTGAAGCACAG GCCGTTGAAGTTTCTAAAAGACAGGCAAGAGTTAGAGAAGGAGCAGGGAATCCTGACATGATTATGAAACTTGAAGCAGCAGAATCAAAATTGCAAGATTTGAAGTCCAACATGGCAATATTGGGAAGGGAAGCTGCAGCAGCAATGGCTGCTGTTGAAGCTCAACAGCAAAAAATGACACTGCAGAGGTTAATTTCCATG ATTGAATCAGAACGTAGTTATCATCAAAAGGTTCTTCAGATTCTGGACCAGGTTGAAGGCGAG ATGCTTTCCGAGAGACAACGAATCGAGGCTGCTCCTACTGCACCCGAAATGCCTCCACCTCCATCATACGAAGAAGTAAATAATGTGTTTACTTCTCCAATGCAAAATGGTTCAAATGATGAAGTGGACTACTTTTTAGGAGAG GCAATGTACACATATCAAGCGGAGTCTGACGTCGAACTCACTTTATCGATTGGCGACTATGTTGTTATCAGAAAG GTTTCAAATAATGGGTGGGCAGAAGGTGAATGTAAAGGAAAAGCAGGTTGGTTTCCTCTTGGGTACATTGAAAGACGGGAGCGGGTACTTGCCAGCAAGGTAACAGACATCTTTTAG
- the LOC122585429 gene encoding uncharacterized protein LOC122585429 — MGALTKLVDAILFVFFLVIAIGAPLLDSQTCLPSHIFPGFLKNLKSWYTHEHGDYLFTEKPHFFVGLVWVELLFGWPLSIASLYGIVAGKSWFRTACLMHGVNTLTATAAIVSELLGSGKASEKLLKLYVPFLGFGVLAIVRGLLPHSQKSTANGTQPIKSRKKRA; from the exons ATGGGTGCATTGACAAAGCTAGTTGATGCaatcttgtttgttttcttcttAGTAATTGCCATTGGAGCTCCACTTCTTGATTCTCAAACATGTCTTCCTTCACATATCTTTCCTGGCTTCCTCAAAAACCTCAAGTCATGGTACACCCATGAACATGGTGATTACTTGTTCACTGAGAAACCGCATTTCTTCGTTGGCCTTGTTTGGGTCGAGCTTCTCTTCGGCTGGCCCCTTTCCATTGCTTCATTGTATGGTATTGTTGCTGGGAAATCGTGGTTTCGCACTGCTTGTTTGATGCATGGTGTCAATACTTTAACTGCTACG GCTGCAATTGTATCAGAGCTTCTGGGCTCAGGAAAGGCATCAGAAAAGCTGTTAAAGTTATATGTCCCCTTCTTGGGTTTTGGCGTTTTAGCTATTGTGCGAGGTTTGTTACCACATTCTCAAAAATCAACCGCAAATGGTACACAACCAATTAAGTCCAGGAAAAAGAGAGCATGA